From Pseudomonas sp. G.S.17, the proteins below share one genomic window:
- a CDS encoding DUF3087 domain-containing protein has product MFEIKPLNPQTYRSQTRRSTLIIAVTFAVLAVALSSLAVHLFGVPGGDNFSLNLSGVIVALLLMIALVRFIFWPQPWMAAAVYGWQLKRNLMRITNVMHHIKSGVAADDPAAIKLLRFYHLALAQMHELDGNTGAHSELLRDSEQHKERMTALSINPEQTRFDPAWIEAVKDQR; this is encoded by the coding sequence ATGTTCGAGATCAAACCGCTGAACCCACAAACCTACCGCAGCCAGACCCGACGCAGCACGCTGATCATCGCCGTGACCTTCGCGGTGCTGGCGGTGGCGCTTTCCAGCCTCGCGGTGCACCTGTTCGGTGTGCCCGGTGGCGATAATTTCAGCCTGAACCTGAGCGGCGTCATCGTCGCGTTGCTGCTGATGATTGCCCTGGTTCGTTTCATCTTCTGGCCACAGCCCTGGATGGCGGCGGCGGTCTATGGCTGGCAACTCAAGCGCAACCTGATGCGCATTACCAACGTCATGCACCACATTAAGTCCGGCGTGGCGGCCGATGATCCGGCAGCGATCAAACTGCTGCGCTTCTACCATCTGGCGCTGGCGCAAATGCATGAGCTCGACGGCAATACCGGCGCCCACAGCGAACTGCTCAGGGACAGCGAACAACACAAGGAACGCATGACAGCCTTGAGCATCAACCCGGAGCAAACCCGGTTTGATCCGGCATGGATTGAGGCGGTCAAAGACCAGCGCTGA